The Solea solea chromosome 19, fSolSol10.1, whole genome shotgun sequence genome has a window encoding:
- the prlra gene encoding prolactin receptor a produces the protein MMTNVREAVVLLLLLFLTPNAEGTQYSPPGKPALTRCRSPEKETFTCWWEPGSDGGLSTTYALYYRKENSETVYQCPDYHTAGENSCFFNKNDTSIWVNYNITVVATNALGSSFSDPVDIDVVYIVKPNPPEELNVTIMEDKGWPYLHVSWKPPHKADTRSGWITLIYELRVKLEGEEDWEMHLAGQQKIFNIFSLRSGGSYHVQVRCKPDHGFWSEWSSAAYIKVPDYFHREKSMWILITVFSAFIFLILMCFLHMNSNSLKYYILPPIPGPKIKGFDKQLLKNGKFDEIFCALVVPDFPPTTSSKCENLMVEYLEVLVSEEQELILEESKELHNSLKCEGSTSDNDSGRGSCDSHALLMDKCGEAKGDERQTDGEGHPTEMEAQMHQRDWKEDTLSSAHQDIVSPDTSSGRVKTWPSVFSPLHPCGSTSLNQINSLAMAKQHCLSDNLFPPGSASSFLAQSGRSTTETHRPSYCEFYSSDKQLSSPKPQAQTHRLLQAHSDINISHKQAGLQSPALRPTEYVEVQRVNKEDMVLLQPVESGCVCGDGCPQVCQDYSKVKGVNSDNMLLLHRDVMEGEEVRSHCEKQETNGCITSHITTATQKPTYCIPTVTPIVQKEMGLAVSGYVDTAAMLTLSTH, from the exons ATGATGACGAACGTTCGGGAAGCTGTcgtgctgttgttgctgctatTCCTCACGCCGAATGCAGAAGGAACGC AATACAGCCCTCCAGGGAAACCTGCACTGACCAGATGTAGATCTCCTGAAAAAGAGACTTTCACCTGCTGGTGGGAGCCCGGTTCAGATGGAGGACTGTCCACCACATATGCCCTGTACTATCGCAAAGAAAA CTCTGAGACAGTGTACCAGTGTCCTGACTACCACACAGCCGGGGAGAATTCCTGCTTCTTTAACAAGAATGACACATCTATCTGGGTTAACTACAACATCACAGTAGTGGCCACCAATGCACTCGGCAGCTCCTTCTCTGACCCAGTGGATATCGATGTGGTCTACATTG TCAAGCCTAATCCTCCTGAGGAGCTGAACGTGACCATAATGGAGGACAAGGGCTGGCCCTACCTCCATGTGTCATGGAAACCACCACATAAGGCTGACACCCGCTCCGGTTGGATCACACTAATCTACGAGCTCCGTGTGAAATTGGAGGGAGAAGAGGACTGGGAG ATGCACCTTGCAGGCCAGCAGAagatatttaacattttcagtCTGCGGTCAGGTGGTTCATACCATGTCCAGGTGCGCTGTAAGCCCGATCACGGCTTTTGGAGTGAATGGAGTTCCGCGGCCTACATCAAAGTTCCGGACT ATTTCCACCGAGAGAAGTCAATGTGGATCCTCATTACTGTCTTCTCCGCTTTCATCTTTCTCATCTTGATGTGCTTTTTACACATGAACAGCAACAG TCTGAAGTATTATATTCTGCCACCAATCCCTGGTCCTAAAATTAAGGGATTTGATAAGCAGCTTCTCAAG AATGGCAAATTCGATGAAATCTTCTGTGCTCTGGTGGTGCCTGATTTCCCACCAACCACATCATCCAAGTGTGAGAACTTGATGGTGGAGTACTTAGAGGTGTTAGTCTCCGAGGAACAGGAGCTGATACTGGAGGAAAGCAAGGAGCTGCATAACAGTCTGAAATGTGAGGGCTCCACATCTGACAATGACTCAGGCCGGGGCAGCTGTGACAGCCACGCTCTGCTGATGGATAAGTGTGGAGAGGCAAAAGGAGACGAGAGGCAAACGGATGGCGAAGGACATCCAACGGAGATGGAGGCACAGATGCACCAGAGAGACTGGAAAGAGGACACATTGTCCAGTGCTCATCAAGACATTGTGAGCCCCGACACATCCAGTGGTAGGGTAAAGACGTGGCCATCTGTCTTTTCTCCGCTGCATCCGTGCGGCTCCACGTCACTGAATCAAATTAACTCACTTGCAATGGCCAAACAGCACTGCCTCTCTGACAACCTGTTCCCCCCAGGCTCTGCTTCCTCCTTCCTCGCCCAGTCTGGCCGTAGCAccacagagactcacagacCAAGTTATTGTGAGTTCTACTCGAGCGACAAGCAGCTTTCTTCCCCCAAACCCCAAGCGCAGACTCACCGACTACTACAGGCGCACAGTGACATCAACATCAGCCACAAACAAGCAGGTCTACAGTCGCCTGCTCTCCGGCCCACTGAGTATGTTGAAGTCCAGAGGGTCAATAAGGAGGATATGGTCCTTCTCCAACCTGTAGAGTCCGgctgtgtctgtggtgatgGCTGCCCGCAGGTGTGCCAGGACTACAGCAAAGTGAAGGGGGTGAACAGTGACAACATGCTGCTACTCCACAGAGATGTAatggaaggagaggaggtgaggtCTCACTGTGAGAAGCAGGAGACTAATGGATgcatcacatcacacatcactACTGCTACACAGAAGCCTACTTATTGTATTCCTACAGTGACTCCTATAGTCCAGAAGGAAATGGGCCTGGCAGTGAGTGGTTATGTTGATACGGCCGCCATGCTTACACTGTCCACTCACTAG